Genomic segment of Pseudoalteromonas sp. NC201:
TGCGCTTCTGCCATTTCCGAGGGGTATCCTAAGCTTATACGCATAAAAAAGCGGTCTAGTTGTGACTCAGGCAGTGGATGCGTGCCAGATTGATGCTGAGGATTTTGCGTTGCAATCACAAAAAATGGGCTAGGGAGCTCATGGCTTACGCCATCGATGGTTACTTGATGTTCTTCCATGGACTCCAACAACGCGCTTTGAGCTTTTGGACTTGCGCGGTTGATTTCATCGGCCAGTAAAACTTGGCTGAAAATTGGACCAGGATGGAATTCAAAAGACTGATGTTCACGGTTAAAAATAGAAGTGCCGGTAATATCAGCTGGGAGTAGATCGCTAGTAAATTGCACGCGACGATATGTCAGACCTAACACATCTGCAAGAGAATGAGATAGCGTCGTCTTACCCATACCTGGTAAATCTTCAATAAGGAGATGGCCGCGACACAAAAGACTGCAGATCGCGAGCTTTATTTGTTCAGGCTTTTCTAAAATAACGGTAGAGAGCGCATCGGTAAGTTTCTTTATTTCTTCATTCATGTAACCAGCTCTAAACGCTTCATAACTGAATCCACTTTATGTGCATTGAAAGGTTTAGCGATAAAGCCCTTAGCACCAAGCTCCCAAGTGTTTTGAACATTCTCCATACTATTATGGCCAGAGCACATGATGACATGGGCCACAGGAAAGTTTTCGTTGATGTAGGAAAGAATTTCGGTGCCATCTGTATCGGGAAGCTCAATATCTAAAAAGACAACACTGGGTTGTTTATGCTTTAGTAGCGGCTTTGCGGAATCAAAGTCTTCACAACCATAAACTTCTTCAAACCCTAAGTTTTCCAAAATCTGTGTCAGAAAATCTCTGATCTCAACAGCGTCATCAATTATCAAGATTGGTTCTAGCGGTCTTACAAATTCCATATGTCGATACTTCAAATTACAAATTCAACCACATACTATAAAAAGCGAAACCATAGCTCAATAGAAAATACAGTAAACTTTTTAATAATGTCCGATACCGTCTAGTATTGGACATATTAAGGGTGATTAAATTGGCTTTCTTAACACTACAATTACTACAAACTATATAGCCTATAATTTACGTTATGTTAAATACAGTAAATTAAAAGAGAGATTAACTTACTCTCTTATACAATCAAAATTTCGTTGGATGTTTACGGACTAATTTTTGACCTGCTTTCGTTTTCGAATGTAAAACTGACACTGCTGTTTCTAATGCTACGTCTTTACCATTTTTGTCCATGTCGCCAGCCACGATTATATTTGGTTCGAAGTCTTCACGAAAACTACCATTTACGTGATATAAGCGTTCAAACCCAACTTCAACCCAAGCGTTACTTTGATCAAGGACGAGACGTTTGATGCCGCCAAGCAAATCAGCCATCGGTGCGCCAATTACTGCGTCCGCACCCAAAGCATCAAAGCCAATTGTCATGCCTTCTCCAATACTGCCAGTCCAGCGCCCAGCAAGTACAACAAATGGTACCTTTATTTGTTGCTTTGCTGGTTTAGTGAGCGCGTCTTTTAACTCTGCTTTGTTGAATTGTACAGATCCCGTTTGATTACGGTACTTTTGATACACGCTTGGCGCAGCAGTAAAATGTCCAAGTATGGGTTCTGCGACACCAGTATTCCCGCCGCTGGGTGTATTTCTAAGGTCAATAATATAACCTTTCACTTCACCTAAAAGCTTTAATGCAGCTTTAAACTCATCAACGGTTTGGGCGTTGCCCATGGCGTTATTAAATCGAATATGACCAAATTCATCTATTTTTTCGTAGGATACTTTAGGCCCATTACCTAGCGCATTTATCGCATCATAACTTGCGGCAAGTTCGACAGTTGCTAGCTTTGTATCCCGTTGAAATTCAATTTCGCGTTTTTGATAACGTTTTCCTCCTAACGCAATATTCAGTGCGTAACTCTTCTGAGCCTTATTTAATTGACTCAATGGCACCTGCATTACGTCTTGGATGGCTTGCGATATTGTATTGCCATCTATCCTTGTCACTTTATCTCCGGGTTTTATCCCTTTAACGTCTGCATCGCTGCTACGTTTTACGTCAATAATAAGTGCGCTGTTATCATTAAACTCGACATACATATCTGCACCTGTTGGATACACACTGTAATCCTCTTCATTTAATGGACCAAGATTGAGGTGCGGATCTGTAAAGTGGCGTAAATATGCTTGGCTTAAATCAATAAAGGCTTGCTTTGAATCTAAATTATTTAACTTATTCTCAAATAGCTGCCGAGTTTGCTGGTAATCTTTAAAGTCATCTAGATATGCGTAATGGGTTTGCAAGTTATGATCGAGTTCTTTCCAAGCATCTAACGCGCTAAAAGTCTCAGCACTTGCAGAAAAATTTGTTGTTAAAAGGAAGCTGAAGCATAAAAAAGCATTTAGTTTCATATTATTATGTCCTTGTTATTATTATTTAATCCCAGTTATTTCATACTAATGAAGCGCTGCGCTAAATGGAATACGCTTACAAATATCCGCTTCTGCGATGAGAATTTCCTCTAAACGTTTGTCTATCGTTAATTTGTCG
This window contains:
- a CDS encoding AAA family ATPase; the encoded protein is MNEEIKKLTDALSTVILEKPEQIKLAICSLLCRGHLLIEDLPGMGKTTLSHSLADVLGLTYRRVQFTSDLLPADITGTSIFNREHQSFEFHPGPIFSQVLLADEINRASPKAQSALLESMEEHQVTIDGVSHELPSPFFVIATQNPQHQSGTHPLPESQLDRFFMRISLGYPSEMAEAQLIKLAGKARKLTQAPQVIDGKTLLAYQQVVPNIVLSDAIIDYILRLVNYTRSSGQFSDPLSPRASIALAAASRAYAFISGRDFVIPDDVQAVFTSVCAHRLGVTTTNEAEVQTQVFQNVPVH
- a CDS encoding response regulator, translating into MEFVRPLEPILIIDDAVEIRDFLTQILENLGFEEVYGCEDFDSAKPLLKHKQPSVVFLDIELPDTDGTEILSYINENFPVAHVIMCSGHNSMENVQNTWELGAKGFIAKPFNAHKVDSVMKRLELVT
- a CDS encoding S41 family peptidase gives rise to the protein MKLNAFLCFSFLLTTNFSASAETFSALDAWKELDHNLQTHYAYLDDFKDYQQTRQLFENKLNNLDSKQAFIDLSQAYLRHFTDPHLNLGPLNEEDYSVYPTGADMYVEFNDNSALIIDVKRSSDADVKGIKPGDKVTRIDGNTISQAIQDVMQVPLSQLNKAQKSYALNIALGGKRYQKREIEFQRDTKLATVELAASYDAINALGNGPKVSYEKIDEFGHIRFNNAMGNAQTVDEFKAALKLLGEVKGYIIDLRNTPSGGNTGVAEPILGHFTAAPSVYQKYRNQTGSVQFNKAELKDALTKPAKQQIKVPFVVLAGRWTGSIGEGMTIGFDALGADAVIGAPMADLLGGIKRLVLDQSNAWVEVGFERLYHVNGSFREDFEPNIIVAGDMDKNGKDVALETAVSVLHSKTKAGQKLVRKHPTKF